From one Cardiocondyla obscurior isolate alpha-2009 linkage group LG06, Cobs3.1, whole genome shotgun sequence genomic stretch:
- the Phcl-1 gene encoding pH-sensitive chloride channel 1 isoform X11, with protein sequence MGWVALGRCAGGGGRLSSILSLSLTSFASSLIFTSLCILTLAFTLVTLVRAEDIFENGKSDKEILDDLLLGTRYDKRLLPPVQDAAFCCGMRWPGDTIGLTNQSSISSNNSKNQNKNQNNNHYTSHQHRGTLTVNVSVLLLSLASPDESSLKYEVEFLLQQQWYDPRLRYSNKSEYEYLNAIHHYNDIWLPDTYFIMHGDFKDPLIPVHFALRIYRNGTVNYLMRRHLILSCQGRLNIFPFDDPLCSFAIESISYEQTAITYVWKNDEGTLRTSPSLTSLNAYLIKNQTITCPIKGWRADGQVIDEDEFDDFGDSKCSLCQRRFEEQGNYSCLKVDLIFTRDRSFYFTTVFIPGIILVTSSFITFWLEWNAVPARVMIGVTTMLNFFTTSNGFRGTLPVVSNLTAMNVWDGVCMCFIYASLLEFVCVNYVGRKRPRHNVVYRPGENPVTQLRKKDPPHPIRVAKTIDVIARITFPVAYFMFLTFFFIHYKGTS encoded by the exons ATGGGTTGGGTGGCGCTAGGGCGGTGTGCGGGTGGTGGCGGCCGCCTCTCGTCCATCCTCTCGCTGTCTCTTACCTCCTTCGCGAGCTCCCTTATCTTCACCTCCCTTTGTATCCTCACACTTGCCTTTACTCTCGTCACCCTCGTCCGTGCCGAAGACAT CTTCGAGAACGGAAAATCGGACAAGGAGATTCTGGACGACCTGCTGCTAGGGACTCGTTACGACAAGCGGCTTCTGCCGCCGGTCCAAG ATGCTGCTTTCTGCTGTGGGATGAGATGGCCTGGTGACACTATCGGCTTGACAAACCAGTCATCGATCTCTTCTAACAACTCCAAGAACCAGAACAAGAACCAGAACAATAACCACTACACGTCGCACCAACACCGCG GAACGTTGACTGTAAACGTGagcgtattattattaagctTAGCTTCTCCTGACGAATCTAGCCtg AAATACGAAGTGGAATTCTTACTGCAGCAACAGTGGTACGATCCACGATTGCGTTATAGCAACAAATCcgaatatgaatatttaaatgcaattcACCATTACAATGATATCTGGTTACCAGatacgtattttataatgcatGGAGATTTCAAAGATCCCCTCATTCCTGTTCACTTTGCGTTGCGAATATACCGCAACGGCACCGTCAACTATCTTATGCG GCGTCATCTTATCCTATCCTGCCAGGGTAGACTAAATATCTTCCCTTTTGACGACCCATTGTGTTCATTCGCAATCGAGAGCA TATCGTATGAGCAAACAGCGATTACGTATGTGTGGAAAAATGACGAGGGTACGCTACGAACAAGCCCAAGCCTGACGTCGCTGAACGcgtatcttattaaaaatcagACAATCACGTGTCCGATCAAAGGCTGGCGAG CTGATGGACAGGTCATTGACGAGGACGAGTTCGATGATTTTGGAGACTCTAAGTGCTCGCTGTGCCAGCGCAGATTTGAGGAGCaag GTAATTACAGCTGCTTGAAGGTGGATCTGATCTTCACGCGAGACCGTTCTTTCTATTTCACTACGGTTTTCATCCCGGGCATTATTCTAGTAACCAGCTCTTTCATCACATTTTGGCTCGAATGGAATGCCGTGCCGGCGCGAGTGATGATTG GTGTAACAACAATGCTCAACTTTTTCACCACGTCGAATGGCTTCCGGGGAACGCTGCCTGTCGTTTCAAACTTGACTGCCATGAACGTGTGGGACGGCGTGTGCATGTGCTTCATCTACGCGAGTCTTCTCGAGTTCGTCTGCGTGAATTACGTCGGCCGCAAGCGGCCGAGGCACAACGTCGTCTATCGTCCGGGCGAGAATCCCGTCACCCAG CTAAGAAAAAAGGATCCGCCGCATCCGATTAGAGTGGCGAAGACGATCGATGTGATAGCCAGGATTACTTTCCCAGTCGCCTATTTCATGTTCCTCACTTTCTTCTTCATCCACTATAAGGGCACCTCGTAG
- the Phcl-1 gene encoding pH-sensitive chloride channel 1 isoform X4 produces MGWVALGRCAGGGGRLSSILSLSLTSFASSLIFTSLCILTLAFTLVTLVRAEDIFENGKSDKEILDDLLLGTRYDKRLLPPVQDAAFCCGMRWPGDTIGLTNQSSISSNNSKNQNKNQNNNHYTSHQHRGTLTVNVSVLLLSLASPDESSLKYEVEFLLQQQWYDPRLRYSNKSEYEYLNAIHHYNDIWLPDTYFIMHGDFKDPLIPVHFALRIYRNGTVNYLMRRHLILSCQGRLNIFPFDDPLCSFAIESISYEQTAITYVWKNDEGTLRTSPSLTSLNAYLIKNQTITCPIKGWRADGQVIDEDEFDDFGDSKCSLCQRRFEEQGNYSCLKVDLIFTRDRSFYFTTVFIPGIILVTSSFITFWLEWNAVPARVMIGVTTMLNFFTTSNGFRGTLPVVSNLTAMNVWDGVCMCFIYASLLEFVCVNYVGRKRPRHNVVYRPGENPVTQKREGGATTGGTTGPNEIVTCTNCGPNPCTHTATNGCTAEVSKYLRKKDPPHPIRVAKTIDVIARITFPVAYFMFLTFFFIHYKGTS; encoded by the exons ATGGGTTGGGTGGCGCTAGGGCGGTGTGCGGGTGGTGGCGGCCGCCTCTCGTCCATCCTCTCGCTGTCTCTTACCTCCTTCGCGAGCTCCCTTATCTTCACCTCCCTTTGTATCCTCACACTTGCCTTTACTCTCGTCACCCTCGTCCGTGCCGAAGACAT CTTCGAGAACGGAAAATCGGACAAGGAGATTCTGGACGACCTGCTGCTAGGGACTCGTTACGACAAGCGGCTTCTGCCGCCGGTCCAAG ATGCTGCTTTCTGCTGTGGGATGAGATGGCCTGGTGACACTATCGGCTTGACAAACCAGTCATCGATCTCTTCTAACAACTCCAAGAACCAGAACAAGAACCAGAACAATAACCACTACACGTCGCACCAACACCGCG GAACGTTGACTGTAAACGTGagcgtattattattaagctTAGCTTCTCCTGACGAATCTAGCCtg AAATACGAAGTGGAATTCTTACTGCAGCAACAGTGGTACGATCCACGATTGCGTTATAGCAACAAATCcgaatatgaatatttaaatgcaattcACCATTACAATGATATCTGGTTACCAGatacgtattttataatgcatGGAGATTTCAAAGATCCCCTCATTCCTGTTCACTTTGCGTTGCGAATATACCGCAACGGCACCGTCAACTATCTTATGCG GCGTCATCTTATCCTATCCTGCCAGGGTAGACTAAATATCTTCCCTTTTGACGACCCATTGTGTTCATTCGCAATCGAGAGCA TATCGTATGAGCAAACAGCGATTACGTATGTGTGGAAAAATGACGAGGGTACGCTACGAACAAGCCCAAGCCTGACGTCGCTGAACGcgtatcttattaaaaatcagACAATCACGTGTCCGATCAAAGGCTGGCGAG CTGATGGACAGGTCATTGACGAGGACGAGTTCGATGATTTTGGAGACTCTAAGTGCTCGCTGTGCCAGCGCAGATTTGAGGAGCaag GTAATTACAGCTGCTTGAAGGTGGATCTGATCTTCACGCGAGACCGTTCTTTCTATTTCACTACGGTTTTCATCCCGGGCATTATTCTAGTAACCAGCTCTTTCATCACATTTTGGCTCGAATGGAATGCCGTGCCGGCGCGAGTGATGATTG GTGTAACAACAATGCTCAACTTTTTCACCACGTCGAATGGCTTCCGGGGAACGCTGCCTGTCGTTTCAAACTTGACTGCCATGAACGTGTGGGACGGCGTGTGCATGTGCTTCATCTACGCGAGTCTTCTCGAGTTCGTCTGCGTGAATTACGTCGGCCGCAAGCGGCCGAGGCACAACGTCGTCTATCGTCCGGGCGAGAATCCCGTCACCCAG AAGCGGGAGGGCGGAGCTACTACTGGCGGTACTACTGGACCGAACGAGATTGTTACTTGCACTAATTGCGGACCTAATCCCTGCACGCATACGGCAACGAATGGTTGCACCGCCGAGGTAAgcaaatat CTAAGAAAAAAGGATCCGCCGCATCCGATTAGAGTGGCGAAGACGATCGATGTGATAGCCAGGATTACTTTCCCAGTCGCCTATTTCATGTTCCTCACTTTCTTCTTCATCCACTATAAGGGCACCTCGTAG
- the Phcl-1 gene encoding pH-sensitive chloride channel 1 isoform X13, whose translation MGWVALGRCAGGGGRLSSILSLSLTSFASSLIFTSLCILTLAFTLVTLVRAEDIFENGKSDKEILDDLLLGTRYDKRLLPPVQGTLTVNVSVLLLSLASPDESSLKYEVEFLLQQQWYDPRLRYSNKSEYEYLNAIHHYNDIWLPDTYFIMHGDFKDPLIPVHFALRIYRNGTVNYLMRRHLILSCQGRLNIFPFDDPLCSFAIESISYEQTAITYVWKNDEGTLRTSPSLTSLNAYLIKNQTITCPIKGWRGNYSCLKVDLIFTRDRSFYFTTVFIPGIILVTSSFITFWLEWNAVPARVMIGVTTMLNFFTTSNGFRGTLPVVSNLTAMNVWDGVCMCFIYASLLEFVCVNYVGRKRPRHNVVYRPGENPVTQRLPAVLSRIGIILASPLKREGGATTGGTTGPNEIVTCTNCGPNPCTHTATNGCTAEVSKYLRKKDPPHPIRVAKTIDVIARITFPVAYFMFLTFFFIHYKGTS comes from the exons ATGGGTTGGGTGGCGCTAGGGCGGTGTGCGGGTGGTGGCGGCCGCCTCTCGTCCATCCTCTCGCTGTCTCTTACCTCCTTCGCGAGCTCCCTTATCTTCACCTCCCTTTGTATCCTCACACTTGCCTTTACTCTCGTCACCCTCGTCCGTGCCGAAGACAT CTTCGAGAACGGAAAATCGGACAAGGAGATTCTGGACGACCTGCTGCTAGGGACTCGTTACGACAAGCGGCTTCTGCCGCCGGTCCAAG GAACGTTGACTGTAAACGTGagcgtattattattaagctTAGCTTCTCCTGACGAATCTAGCCtg AAATACGAAGTGGAATTCTTACTGCAGCAACAGTGGTACGATCCACGATTGCGTTATAGCAACAAATCcgaatatgaatatttaaatgcaattcACCATTACAATGATATCTGGTTACCAGatacgtattttataatgcatGGAGATTTCAAAGATCCCCTCATTCCTGTTCACTTTGCGTTGCGAATATACCGCAACGGCACCGTCAACTATCTTATGCG GCGTCATCTTATCCTATCCTGCCAGGGTAGACTAAATATCTTCCCTTTTGACGACCCATTGTGTTCATTCGCAATCGAGAGCA TATCGTATGAGCAAACAGCGATTACGTATGTGTGGAAAAATGACGAGGGTACGCTACGAACAAGCCCAAGCCTGACGTCGCTGAACGcgtatcttattaaaaatcagACAATCACGTGTCCGATCAAAGGCTGGCGAG GTAATTACAGCTGCTTGAAGGTGGATCTGATCTTCACGCGAGACCGTTCTTTCTATTTCACTACGGTTTTCATCCCGGGCATTATTCTAGTAACCAGCTCTTTCATCACATTTTGGCTCGAATGGAATGCCGTGCCGGCGCGAGTGATGATTG GTGTAACAACAATGCTCAACTTTTTCACCACGTCGAATGGCTTCCGGGGAACGCTGCCTGTCGTTTCAAACTTGACTGCCATGAACGTGTGGGACGGCGTGTGCATGTGCTTCATCTACGCGAGTCTTCTCGAGTTCGTCTGCGTGAATTACGTCGGCCGCAAGCGGCCGAGGCACAACGTCGTCTATCGTCCGGGCGAGAATCCCGTCACCCAG CGGCTTCCAGCGGTGCTCAGCAGGATAGGAATTATATTGGCCAGCCCCTTG AAGCGGGAGGGCGGAGCTACTACTGGCGGTACTACTGGACCGAACGAGATTGTTACTTGCACTAATTGCGGACCTAATCCCTGCACGCATACGGCAACGAATGGTTGCACCGCCGAGGTAAgcaaatat CTAAGAAAAAAGGATCCGCCGCATCCGATTAGAGTGGCGAAGACGATCGATGTGATAGCCAGGATTACTTTCCCAGTCGCCTATTTCATGTTCCTCACTTTCTTCTTCATCCACTATAAGGGCACCTCGTAG
- the Phcl-1 gene encoding pH-sensitive chloride channel 1 isoform X15, whose product MRWPGDTIGLTNQSSISSNNSKNQNKNQNNNHYTSHQHRGTLTVNVSVLLLSLASPDESSLKYEVEFLLQQQWYDPRLRYSNKSEYEYLNAIHHYNDIWLPDTYFIMHGDFKDPLIPVHFALRIYRNGTVNYLMRRHLILSCQGRLNIFPFDDPLCSFAIESISYEQTAITYVWKNDEGTLRTSPSLTSLNAYLIKNQTITCPIKGWRADGQVIDEDEFDDFGDSKCSLCQRRFEEQGNYSCLKVDLIFTRDRSFYFTTVFIPGIILVTSSFITFWLEWNAVPARVMIGVTTMLNFFTTSNGFRGTLPVVSNLTAMNVWDGVCMCFIYASLLEFVCVNYVGRKRPRHNVVYRPGENPVTQRLPAVLSRIGIILASPLKREGGATTGGTTGPNEIVTCTNCGPNPCTHTATNGCTAEVSKYLRKKDPPHPIRVAKTIDVIARITFPVAYFMFLTFFFIHYKGTS is encoded by the exons ATGAGATGGCCTGGTGACACTATCGGCTTGACAAACCAGTCATCGATCTCTTCTAACAACTCCAAGAACCAGAACAAGAACCAGAACAATAACCACTACACGTCGCACCAACACCGCG GAACGTTGACTGTAAACGTGagcgtattattattaagctTAGCTTCTCCTGACGAATCTAGCCtg AAATACGAAGTGGAATTCTTACTGCAGCAACAGTGGTACGATCCACGATTGCGTTATAGCAACAAATCcgaatatgaatatttaaatgcaattcACCATTACAATGATATCTGGTTACCAGatacgtattttataatgcatGGAGATTTCAAAGATCCCCTCATTCCTGTTCACTTTGCGTTGCGAATATACCGCAACGGCACCGTCAACTATCTTATGCG GCGTCATCTTATCCTATCCTGCCAGGGTAGACTAAATATCTTCCCTTTTGACGACCCATTGTGTTCATTCGCAATCGAGAGCA TATCGTATGAGCAAACAGCGATTACGTATGTGTGGAAAAATGACGAGGGTACGCTACGAACAAGCCCAAGCCTGACGTCGCTGAACGcgtatcttattaaaaatcagACAATCACGTGTCCGATCAAAGGCTGGCGAG CTGATGGACAGGTCATTGACGAGGACGAGTTCGATGATTTTGGAGACTCTAAGTGCTCGCTGTGCCAGCGCAGATTTGAGGAGCaag GTAATTACAGCTGCTTGAAGGTGGATCTGATCTTCACGCGAGACCGTTCTTTCTATTTCACTACGGTTTTCATCCCGGGCATTATTCTAGTAACCAGCTCTTTCATCACATTTTGGCTCGAATGGAATGCCGTGCCGGCGCGAGTGATGATTG GTGTAACAACAATGCTCAACTTTTTCACCACGTCGAATGGCTTCCGGGGAACGCTGCCTGTCGTTTCAAACTTGACTGCCATGAACGTGTGGGACGGCGTGTGCATGTGCTTCATCTACGCGAGTCTTCTCGAGTTCGTCTGCGTGAATTACGTCGGCCGCAAGCGGCCGAGGCACAACGTCGTCTATCGTCCGGGCGAGAATCCCGTCACCCAG CGGCTTCCAGCGGTGCTCAGCAGGATAGGAATTATATTGGCCAGCCCCTTG AAGCGGGAGGGCGGAGCTACTACTGGCGGTACTACTGGACCGAACGAGATTGTTACTTGCACTAATTGCGGACCTAATCCCTGCACGCATACGGCAACGAATGGTTGCACCGCCGAGGTAAgcaaatat CTAAGAAAAAAGGATCCGCCGCATCCGATTAGAGTGGCGAAGACGATCGATGTGATAGCCAGGATTACTTTCCCAGTCGCCTATTTCATGTTCCTCACTTTCTTCTTCATCCACTATAAGGGCACCTCGTAG
- the Phcl-1 gene encoding pH-sensitive chloride channel 1 isoform X8 has protein sequence MQFYRTDLRSSRVEGTSYGIYNVLQCRNIINDSTWIYYRHGSNCIYIYDAAFCCGMRWPGDTIGLTNQSSISSNNSKNQNKNQNNNHYTSHQHRGTLTVNVSVLLLSLASPDESSLKYEVEFLLQQQWYDPRLRYSNKSEYEYLNAIHHYNDIWLPDTYFIMHGDFKDPLIPVHFALRIYRNGTVNYLMRRHLILSCQGRLNIFPFDDPLCSFAIESISYEQTAITYVWKNDEGTLRTSPSLTSLNAYLIKNQTITCPIKGWRADGQVIDEDEFDDFGDSKCSLCQRRFEEQGNYSCLKVDLIFTRDRSFYFTTVFIPGIILVTSSFITFWLEWNAVPARVMIGVTTMLNFFTTSNGFRGTLPVVSNLTAMNVWDGVCMCFIYASLLEFVCVNYVGRKRPRHNVVYRPGENPVTQRLPAVLSRIGIILASPLKREGGATTGGTTGPNEIVTCTNCGPNPCTHTATNGCTAEVSKYLRKKDPPHPIRVAKTIDVIARITFPVAYFMFLTFFFIHYKGTS, from the exons atgcaattttatagaACCGATTTGCGATCGAGTAGGGTTGAAGGTACGTCATATGGCATTTATAATGTTTTACAGTGTCggaatattattaacgattCTACATGGATATATTATAGACATGGGAGCAACTGCATTTACATATATG ATGCTGCTTTCTGCTGTGGGATGAGATGGCCTGGTGACACTATCGGCTTGACAAACCAGTCATCGATCTCTTCTAACAACTCCAAGAACCAGAACAAGAACCAGAACAATAACCACTACACGTCGCACCAACACCGCG GAACGTTGACTGTAAACGTGagcgtattattattaagctTAGCTTCTCCTGACGAATCTAGCCtg AAATACGAAGTGGAATTCTTACTGCAGCAACAGTGGTACGATCCACGATTGCGTTATAGCAACAAATCcgaatatgaatatttaaatgcaattcACCATTACAATGATATCTGGTTACCAGatacgtattttataatgcatGGAGATTTCAAAGATCCCCTCATTCCTGTTCACTTTGCGTTGCGAATATACCGCAACGGCACCGTCAACTATCTTATGCG GCGTCATCTTATCCTATCCTGCCAGGGTAGACTAAATATCTTCCCTTTTGACGACCCATTGTGTTCATTCGCAATCGAGAGCA TATCGTATGAGCAAACAGCGATTACGTATGTGTGGAAAAATGACGAGGGTACGCTACGAACAAGCCCAAGCCTGACGTCGCTGAACGcgtatcttattaaaaatcagACAATCACGTGTCCGATCAAAGGCTGGCGAG CTGATGGACAGGTCATTGACGAGGACGAGTTCGATGATTTTGGAGACTCTAAGTGCTCGCTGTGCCAGCGCAGATTTGAGGAGCaag GTAATTACAGCTGCTTGAAGGTGGATCTGATCTTCACGCGAGACCGTTCTTTCTATTTCACTACGGTTTTCATCCCGGGCATTATTCTAGTAACCAGCTCTTTCATCACATTTTGGCTCGAATGGAATGCCGTGCCGGCGCGAGTGATGATTG GTGTAACAACAATGCTCAACTTTTTCACCACGTCGAATGGCTTCCGGGGAACGCTGCCTGTCGTTTCAAACTTGACTGCCATGAACGTGTGGGACGGCGTGTGCATGTGCTTCATCTACGCGAGTCTTCTCGAGTTCGTCTGCGTGAATTACGTCGGCCGCAAGCGGCCGAGGCACAACGTCGTCTATCGTCCGGGCGAGAATCCCGTCACCCAG CGGCTTCCAGCGGTGCTCAGCAGGATAGGAATTATATTGGCCAGCCCCTTG AAGCGGGAGGGCGGAGCTACTACTGGCGGTACTACTGGACCGAACGAGATTGTTACTTGCACTAATTGCGGACCTAATCCCTGCACGCATACGGCAACGAATGGTTGCACCGCCGAGGTAAgcaaatat CTAAGAAAAAAGGATCCGCCGCATCCGATTAGAGTGGCGAAGACGATCGATGTGATAGCCAGGATTACTTTCCCAGTCGCCTATTTCATGTTCCTCACTTTCTTCTTCATCCACTATAAGGGCACCTCGTAG
- the Phcl-1 gene encoding pH-sensitive chloride channel 1 isoform X5, which translates to MGWVALGRCAGGGGRLSSILSLSLTSFASSLIFTSLCILTLAFTLVTLVRAEDIFENGKSDKEILDDLLLGTRYDKRLLPPVQDAAFCCGMRWPGDTIGLTNQSSISSNNSKNQNKNQNNNHYTSHQHRGTLTVNVSVLLLSLASPDESSLKYEVEFLLQQQWYDPRLRYSNKSEYEYLNAIHHYNDIWLPDTYFIMHGDFKDPLIPVHFALRIYRNGTVNYLMRRHLILSCQGRLNIFPFDDPLCSFAIESISYEQTAITYVWKNDEGTLRTSPSLTSLNAYLIKNQTITCPIKGWRADGQVIDEDEFDDFGDSKCSLCQRRFEEQGNYSCLKVDLIFTRDRSFYFTTVFIPGIILVTSSFITFWLEWNAVPARVMIGVTTMLNFFTTSNGFRGTLPVVSNLTAMNVWDGVCMCFIYASLLEFVCVNYVGRKRPRHNVVYRPGENPVTQGKKKREGGATTGGTTGPNEIVTCTNCGPNPCTHTATNGCTAELRKKDPPHPIRVAKTIDVIARITFPVAYFMFLTFFFIHYKGTS; encoded by the exons ATGGGTTGGGTGGCGCTAGGGCGGTGTGCGGGTGGTGGCGGCCGCCTCTCGTCCATCCTCTCGCTGTCTCTTACCTCCTTCGCGAGCTCCCTTATCTTCACCTCCCTTTGTATCCTCACACTTGCCTTTACTCTCGTCACCCTCGTCCGTGCCGAAGACAT CTTCGAGAACGGAAAATCGGACAAGGAGATTCTGGACGACCTGCTGCTAGGGACTCGTTACGACAAGCGGCTTCTGCCGCCGGTCCAAG ATGCTGCTTTCTGCTGTGGGATGAGATGGCCTGGTGACACTATCGGCTTGACAAACCAGTCATCGATCTCTTCTAACAACTCCAAGAACCAGAACAAGAACCAGAACAATAACCACTACACGTCGCACCAACACCGCG GAACGTTGACTGTAAACGTGagcgtattattattaagctTAGCTTCTCCTGACGAATCTAGCCtg AAATACGAAGTGGAATTCTTACTGCAGCAACAGTGGTACGATCCACGATTGCGTTATAGCAACAAATCcgaatatgaatatttaaatgcaattcACCATTACAATGATATCTGGTTACCAGatacgtattttataatgcatGGAGATTTCAAAGATCCCCTCATTCCTGTTCACTTTGCGTTGCGAATATACCGCAACGGCACCGTCAACTATCTTATGCG GCGTCATCTTATCCTATCCTGCCAGGGTAGACTAAATATCTTCCCTTTTGACGACCCATTGTGTTCATTCGCAATCGAGAGCA TATCGTATGAGCAAACAGCGATTACGTATGTGTGGAAAAATGACGAGGGTACGCTACGAACAAGCCCAAGCCTGACGTCGCTGAACGcgtatcttattaaaaatcagACAATCACGTGTCCGATCAAAGGCTGGCGAG CTGATGGACAGGTCATTGACGAGGACGAGTTCGATGATTTTGGAGACTCTAAGTGCTCGCTGTGCCAGCGCAGATTTGAGGAGCaag GTAATTACAGCTGCTTGAAGGTGGATCTGATCTTCACGCGAGACCGTTCTTTCTATTTCACTACGGTTTTCATCCCGGGCATTATTCTAGTAACCAGCTCTTTCATCACATTTTGGCTCGAATGGAATGCCGTGCCGGCGCGAGTGATGATTG GTGTAACAACAATGCTCAACTTTTTCACCACGTCGAATGGCTTCCGGGGAACGCTGCCTGTCGTTTCAAACTTGACTGCCATGAACGTGTGGGACGGCGTGTGCATGTGCTTCATCTACGCGAGTCTTCTCGAGTTCGTCTGCGTGAATTACGTCGGCCGCAAGCGGCCGAGGCACAACGTCGTCTATCGTCCGGGCGAGAATCCCGTCACCCAG GGTAAAAAGAAGCGGGAGGGCGGAGCTACTACTGGCGGTACTACTGGACCGAACGAGATTGTTACTTGCACTAATTGCGGACCTAATCCCTGCACGCATACGGCAACGAATGGTTGCACCGCCGAG CTAAGAAAAAAGGATCCGCCGCATCCGATTAGAGTGGCGAAGACGATCGATGTGATAGCCAGGATTACTTTCCCAGTCGCCTATTTCATGTTCCTCACTTTCTTCTTCATCCACTATAAGGGCACCTCGTAG
- the Phcl-1 gene encoding pH-sensitive chloride channel 1 isoform X2, producing MGWVALGRCAGGGGRLSSILSLSLTSFASSLIFTSLCILTLAFTLVTLVRAEDIFENGKSDKEILDDLLLGTRYDKRLLPPVQDAAFCCGMRWPGDTIGLTNQSSISSNNSKNQNKNQNNNHYTSHQHRGTLTVNVSVLLLSLASPDESSLKYEVEFLLQQQWYDPRLRYSNKSEYEYLNAIHHYNDIWLPDTYFIMHGDFKDPLIPVHFALRIYRNGTVNYLMRRHLILSCQGRLNIFPFDDPLCSFAIESISYEQTAITYVWKNDEGTLRTSPSLTSLNAYLIKNQTITCPIKGWRADGQVIDEDEFDDFGDSKCSLCQRRFEEQGNYSCLKVDLIFTRDRSFYFTTVFIPGIILVTSSFITFWLEWNAVPARVMIGVTTMLNFFTTSNGFRGTLPVVSNLTAMNVWDGVCMCFIYASLLEFVCVNYVGRKRPRHNVVYRPGENPVTQRLPAVLSRIGIILASPLKREGGATTGGTTGPNEIVTCTNCGPNPCTHTATNGCTAELRKKDPPHPIRVAKTIDVIARITFPVAYFMFLTFFFIHYKGTS from the exons ATGGGTTGGGTGGCGCTAGGGCGGTGTGCGGGTGGTGGCGGCCGCCTCTCGTCCATCCTCTCGCTGTCTCTTACCTCCTTCGCGAGCTCCCTTATCTTCACCTCCCTTTGTATCCTCACACTTGCCTTTACTCTCGTCACCCTCGTCCGTGCCGAAGACAT CTTCGAGAACGGAAAATCGGACAAGGAGATTCTGGACGACCTGCTGCTAGGGACTCGTTACGACAAGCGGCTTCTGCCGCCGGTCCAAG ATGCTGCTTTCTGCTGTGGGATGAGATGGCCTGGTGACACTATCGGCTTGACAAACCAGTCATCGATCTCTTCTAACAACTCCAAGAACCAGAACAAGAACCAGAACAATAACCACTACACGTCGCACCAACACCGCG GAACGTTGACTGTAAACGTGagcgtattattattaagctTAGCTTCTCCTGACGAATCTAGCCtg AAATACGAAGTGGAATTCTTACTGCAGCAACAGTGGTACGATCCACGATTGCGTTATAGCAACAAATCcgaatatgaatatttaaatgcaattcACCATTACAATGATATCTGGTTACCAGatacgtattttataatgcatGGAGATTTCAAAGATCCCCTCATTCCTGTTCACTTTGCGTTGCGAATATACCGCAACGGCACCGTCAACTATCTTATGCG GCGTCATCTTATCCTATCCTGCCAGGGTAGACTAAATATCTTCCCTTTTGACGACCCATTGTGTTCATTCGCAATCGAGAGCA TATCGTATGAGCAAACAGCGATTACGTATGTGTGGAAAAATGACGAGGGTACGCTACGAACAAGCCCAAGCCTGACGTCGCTGAACGcgtatcttattaaaaatcagACAATCACGTGTCCGATCAAAGGCTGGCGAG CTGATGGACAGGTCATTGACGAGGACGAGTTCGATGATTTTGGAGACTCTAAGTGCTCGCTGTGCCAGCGCAGATTTGAGGAGCaag GTAATTACAGCTGCTTGAAGGTGGATCTGATCTTCACGCGAGACCGTTCTTTCTATTTCACTACGGTTTTCATCCCGGGCATTATTCTAGTAACCAGCTCTTTCATCACATTTTGGCTCGAATGGAATGCCGTGCCGGCGCGAGTGATGATTG GTGTAACAACAATGCTCAACTTTTTCACCACGTCGAATGGCTTCCGGGGAACGCTGCCTGTCGTTTCAAACTTGACTGCCATGAACGTGTGGGACGGCGTGTGCATGTGCTTCATCTACGCGAGTCTTCTCGAGTTCGTCTGCGTGAATTACGTCGGCCGCAAGCGGCCGAGGCACAACGTCGTCTATCGTCCGGGCGAGAATCCCGTCACCCAG CGGCTTCCAGCGGTGCTCAGCAGGATAGGAATTATATTGGCCAGCCCCTTG AAGCGGGAGGGCGGAGCTACTACTGGCGGTACTACTGGACCGAACGAGATTGTTACTTGCACTAATTGCGGACCTAATCCCTGCACGCATACGGCAACGAATGGTTGCACCGCCGAG CTAAGAAAAAAGGATCCGCCGCATCCGATTAGAGTGGCGAAGACGATCGATGTGATAGCCAGGATTACTTTCCCAGTCGCCTATTTCATGTTCCTCACTTTCTTCTTCATCCACTATAAGGGCACCTCGTAG